From Xylanibacter oryzae DSM 17970, a single genomic window includes:
- a CDS encoding IMP cyclohydrolase: MAATKQIKTALISVFHKDGLDTLLAKLNEEGVKFLSTGGTQKFIEGLGYECQTVESVTTYPSILGGRVKTLHPKIFGGILARRDNENDKKQMAEYEIPSIDLVIVDLYPFEDTVASGAAENDIIEKIDIGGISLIRAGAKNFKDVVIIPSKSEYSVLLNILNKKGANTDIEDRRMFATRAFGVSSHYDTAIHGWFEK, translated from the coding sequence ATGGCTGCAACAAAACAGATAAAGACCGCTCTAATCTCGGTCTTTCACAAGGACGGTTTGGACACATTATTAGCTAAACTGAATGAAGAGGGTGTAAAGTTCTTGTCTACTGGTGGAACTCAGAAATTCATCGAGGGACTTGGTTATGAATGTCAGACGGTAGAAAGTGTGACTACGTATCCGTCAATATTGGGTGGCCGTGTTAAAACGCTTCATCCTAAAATATTTGGAGGAATTCTTGCTAGACGCGATAATGAAAACGATAAAAAGCAGATGGCGGAATATGAGATTCCTTCTATAGACCTTGTAATTGTTGACCTCTATCCGTTTGAAGATACTGTTGCAAGTGGCGCAGCTGAAAATGATATAATAGAAAAAATAGATATAGGTGGTATTTCTTTAATTCGTGCAGGTGCTAAGAATTTTAAAGATGTAGTAATTATACCTAGTAAGTCAGAATATTCAGTGTTGCTCAATATACTTAATAAGAAAGGCGCAAATACTGATATTGAAGATCGTCGTATGTTTGCAACACGCGCATTTGGCGTAAGCAGTCACTATGATACTGCAATTCATGGCTGGTTTGAAAAATAA
- a CDS encoding START-like domain-containing protein, whose product MNKLKITLEYELNTRSPFIIWNLISTTDGLSNWVANNVEQKDNDIIFTWGEIWGHHEIRYARIVNKEKNRFIRFKWNDDTDDNDYWELRIEQSKETDEYLLIITDFADNDDPDGLKYIWNENMNRLHQASGI is encoded by the coding sequence ATGAATAAGCTGAAAATCACTTTAGAGTACGAGCTAAACACAAGATCACCATTTATTATATGGAATCTGATTAGCACAACCGACGGTTTATCCAATTGGGTTGCTAACAATGTAGAACAGAAAGACAATGATATAATATTCACATGGGGTGAAATATGGGGGCATCATGAGATACGTTATGCAAGGATTGTTAATAAGGAAAAAAATCGATTTATAAGATTCAAATGGAACGATGATACTGACGATAATGACTATTGGGAATTAAGAATTGAACAAAGTAAAGAAACCGATGAGTATCTTCTAATTATAACTGATTTTGCCGATAATGATGATCCTGACGGACTTAAATACATATGGAACGAAAATATGAACAGGCTCCATCAAGCGAGTGGAATCTAA
- a CDS encoding LptF/LptG family permease, which yields MLRIKKLDIFIAKQFGVLFIGTFFICQFVLMMQFLWRYVDVLIGKGLSLEIMGQFFWYMGLMLMPQAFPLAILLSSLISFGNLGESSELTAIKAAGISLIQSFRSLIFITIIISIGSFFFQNVVGPAANKDFATLLISMKQKSPELEIPEGIFYDGIPQTNIYVQKKDMKTGMLYGVMIYKMNGSYEDAAIILADSGMLRSTAEKKHLLLNLYSGEWFENMQSQQLASSASVPYRRETFESKSIVLDFDSGFNMNDGSLISGDARAKSLSRISRDIDSINCVYDSVGHRFYSDAMRSDYYIPLTSKKDSMKAISETMNGKINIDTVFAHISSEKRQAIINAALNRSEMIYNTLQYKSFTTSDGDKTIREHQIEAINKFTLSLSCLIFFFIGAPLGAIIRKGGLGIPVIISVIVFIIYYIFDNTGFRMARGGMWAVWFGKSIATGVLTPLAIFFTYKANKDSVVFNFDVDRDIMRKLLGLKIQRMVYRKEVIINDPDYATDIIRLEKLSDNATKYSKVHRLFMAPNIIKVFFKYKKDHIIEKLSTEMEEIIEDLSNTNDKIILSELNKYPIVSVKAHTRPFEHQWLNVMSAILVPLGIFFYLRMWKFRLRLYFDLRTISTTNSNIIERIKELNKK from the coding sequence ATGCTTCGTATAAAAAAATTAGATATATTCATAGCTAAACAGTTTGGAGTCCTTTTCATCGGTACGTTCTTCATTTGCCAATTCGTACTAATGATGCAGTTCTTATGGCGTTACGTTGACGTACTTATAGGAAAAGGATTGTCTCTAGAAATAATGGGGCAGTTTTTTTGGTATATGGGACTTATGCTTATGCCCCAGGCTTTTCCGTTGGCTATTCTGCTATCATCTCTTATCTCTTTCGGTAATTTGGGAGAGAGTTCCGAATTGACAGCCATAAAGGCAGCGGGTATATCATTAATTCAATCTTTCAGGTCTCTTATATTTATAACAATTATCATATCTATCGGATCTTTTTTCTTCCAGAATGTTGTAGGTCCGGCAGCAAATAAAGATTTTGCTACCCTGCTAATTTCAATGAAACAGAAAAGTCCCGAGCTAGAAATCCCGGAAGGAATCTTTTATGACGGGATCCCACAAACCAACATATACGTACAGAAAAAAGACATGAAGACGGGTATGCTTTACGGTGTTATGATATATAAAATGAATGGTAGTTATGAAGATGCGGCTATTATTCTCGCTGATTCTGGTATGCTACGTTCTACGGCCGAGAAGAAGCATTTATTATTAAATTTATACAGTGGCGAGTGGTTTGAGAATATGCAATCGCAACAACTAGCTTCAAGCGCAAGTGTACCTTACAGGCGTGAAACATTTGAATCTAAAAGTATAGTACTTGACTTTGACAGTGGATTCAATATGAATGACGGTTCTTTAATTTCCGGAGATGCAAGAGCAAAAAGTCTTTCTAGAATAAGTCGGGATATAGACTCTATTAATTGTGTATACGATAGTGTTGGGCATAGATTTTATTCGGATGCGATGCGTAGCGACTATTATATACCGCTCACAAGCAAAAAGGATTCTATGAAAGCTATTAGTGAAACTATGAATGGGAAAATAAACATTGATACTGTTTTCGCTCATATATCTTCTGAAAAAAGACAAGCAATTATAAATGCAGCTCTTAACAGGAGTGAAATGATATACAACACACTGCAATACAAAAGTTTCACGACTTCTGACGGAGACAAGACCATACGTGAGCATCAAATTGAAGCAATAAACAAGTTTACGCTTTCATTATCGTGCTTGATTTTCTTCTTTATCGGTGCTCCCTTAGGTGCTATTATAAGGAAAGGAGGCCTTGGAATCCCTGTTATTATATCGGTAATAGTCTTTATTATTTATTATATATTTGACAATACTGGATTCAGAATGGCCAGAGGTGGAATGTGGGCTGTTTGGTTTGGAAAAAGTATTGCAACAGGGGTTTTAACGCCTTTAGCTATCTTTTTCACATATAAAGCTAACAAAGATTCTGTTGTATTCAATTTTGATGTTGATCGAGATATAATGCGAAAACTGCTTGGGTTAAAAATCCAGCGTATGGTATATCGAAAGGAAGTAATAATCAACGATCCTGATTACGCAACAGATATAATCCGCCTAGAAAAATTATCTGATAATGCAACAAAATATTCTAAAGTACACAGGCTATTTATGGCGCCTAATATAATAAAGGTATTCTTTAAATACAAAAAGGACCATATAATAGAAAAGTTAAGTACTGAAATGGAAGAAATTATAGAAGATTTATCAAATACAAATGATAAAATAATCTTGTCTGAACTAAATAAATATCCAATAGTTTCGGTTAAAGCACATACCCGACCATTCGAACATCAATGGCTTAATGTAATGTCAGCAATACTAGTACCACTAGGCATATTCTTCTATCTCAGAATGTGGAAATTCAGATTGAGACTATATTTTGACTTACGTACAATTTCAACAACAAACTCTAATATCATAGAAAGGATAAAAGAGTTAAACAAAAAATAG